The following proteins are co-located in the Triplophysa dalaica isolate WHDGS20190420 chromosome 2, ASM1584641v1, whole genome shotgun sequence genome:
- the LOC130435369 gene encoding UDP-glucuronosyltransferase 2A3-like: MNRQTFQAFGQILLTLLVTPVPVVLTGKVLVFPVDGSHWVNMNILVEALHAKGHNITVIRTSDSWYIKEFSPHYTSLTLDSPGGFDEEFIKEFASRLLNILRGGSMWARMKLEMEMWENISQMFKVESEMVVSLFEDQKLLQSLKESNYDLMLTDPVKFGGVILGHYLKLPIVYNVRWTLYNEAHFSIAPSPLSYVPLPMLELSDRMHFSERVKNVLMYVVAQTQVALMIAPTYNALCHRFLGPGESFENVIQNADLWLHRVDFIFEFPRPTMPNIVYIGGFQCKPSKPLPQDLKDFVQSSGDHGVIVMSLGTLVGQLPDDVAEAVAEAFAELPQKVIWRYKGRRPSALGNNTLVMEWIPQNDLLGHPKTRAFVAHGGTNGVQEAIYHGVPIIGFGLIFDQPDNLSKMRVKGVAKTVDFGTVDKNSFLETVKEVLYEPSYRENMQRLSRLHRDVPVKPLDNAIFWIEFVMRHKGAAHLRTESYKMPWYSYHSVDVILFLLFAVMLITLTTYAFIRYLCCRILKKKKKLE; this comes from the coding sequence ATGAACAGACAAACTTTTCAGGCATTTGGCCAAATCCTCTTAACCCTCCTGGTGACACCAGTCCCGGTTGTTCTCACCGGGAAGGTTCTTGTCTTTCCTGTGGATGGCAGTCACTGGGTCAACATGAACATCTTGGTGGAGGCCCTACACGCCAAAGGTCACAACATCACAGTCATTCGAACGTCAGACAGCTGGTACATCAAAGAATTCTCACCTCACTACACATCCCTTACTCTGGATTCCCCTGGAGGGTTTGATGAAGAGTTTATCAAGGAATTTGCATCAAGATTGCTGAACATTTTAAGGGGGGGTTCCATGTGGGCTCGTATGAAACTAGAGATGGAGATGTGggaaaatatttcacaaatgtttaaagTGGAAAGTGAGATGGTTGTGAGCTTGTTTGAAGACCAGAAGCTTCTGCAGTCCCTAAAGGAATCCAACTACGATTTGATGCTCACAGATCCAGTCAAGTTTGGAGGTGTAATACTGGGGCATTATCTTAAACTGCCTATCGTCTACAATGTCCGTTGGACTTTGTACAATGAGGCTCATTTTTCAATAGCTCCTTCACCGCTGTCTTATGTACCTCTGCCAATGCTGGAGTTATCAGACCGCATGCATTTTTCTGAAAGAGTGAAGAATGTGTTAATGTACGTCGTAGCTCAAACACAGGTCGCTCTCATGATCGCTCCAACGTATAATGCACTGTGTCACCGATTCCTTGGCCCAGGGGaatcatttgaaaatgtaattcaaaacGCTGATCTGTGGCTCCATAgggttgattttatttttgagtttcCAAGGCCCACTATGCCAAACATTGTCTACATTGGTGGCTTTCAGTGCAAGCCATCAAAGCCTCTTCCACAGGATCTCAAGGACTTTGTGCAGAGCTCTGGAGATCATGGTGTCATCGTCATGTCTTTGGGAACTCTAGTTGGTCAGCTTCCTGATGATGTGGCCGAGGCCGTTGCTGAAGCTTTTGCAGAACTTCCACAGAAGGTCATCTGGAGATATAAAGGAAGGAGACCATCTGCACTGGGAAACAACACCTTAGTAATGGAGTGGATACCTCAGAATGATCTTCTGGGTCATCCTAAAACCAGAGCTTTTGTAGCTCATGGCGGAACAAATGGTGTTCAAGAAGCCATCTATCATGGTGTACCAATCATTGGATTTGGGCTGATCTTTGACCAGCCTGATAATCTTTCAAAGATGAGAGTCAAGGGTGTAGCCAAGACCGTAGACTTTGGCACAGTGGACAAGAACTCTTTCCTTGAAACTGTCAAAGAGGTTCTTTATGAACCCAGTTATCGGGAGAACATGCAGAGACTGTCAAGACTTCACAGAGATGTTCCAGTCAAACCTCTGGACAACGCCATCTTCTGGATTGAGTTTGTAATGAGGCACAAAGGTGCCGCTCATTTACGCACAGAGTCGTACAAAATGCCCTGGTACTCGTATCATTCTGTTGATGTCATACTGTTCTTGCTGTTTGCTGTGATGCTCATAACCCTGACCACATATGCATTTATCAGATATTTATGCTgcagaatattaaaaaaaaaaaaaaaactagaatga
- the LOC130435367 gene encoding UDP-glucuronosyltransferase 2A3-like, whose protein sequence is MGALSGPVYLMLGPIFLTLLVTRVPVVQSGNILVFPVDGSHWLNMNILVKALHAKGHNITVIRMSDSWYIKEFSPHYTSITLESTGGFDEEFFKVFATKLLNILRDGSVWARLNLEIKMWQSFMEMIEAEHDLITNMFENQQLLQSLKETKYDLMLTDPAMYGGTILAHYLKLPLVYNVRWTIYSEGHFAIAPSPLSYVPSPMMELSDRMSFLERVKNIVMYIITETQVALMIAPYYNALCERYIGPGTSYFTLIQSADLWLHRVDFIFEFPRPTMPNIVYMGGFQCKPSKPLPQDLEDFVQSSGDHGVIVMSLGTLIGQLPDDVAEAVAEAFAELPQKVIWRYKGRRPSALGNNTLIMDWIPQNDLLGHPKTRAFVAHGGTNGVQEAIYHGVPIIGFGLIFDQPDNLSKMRVKGVAKTVDFGTVDKNSFLETVKEVLYEPSYRENMQRLSRLHRDVPVKPLDNAIFWIEFVMRHKGAAHLRTESYKMPWYSYHSVDVILFLLSAVMLITLTTYAFIRYLCCRICLRKTKTS, encoded by the exons ATGG GTGCTTTGAGCGGACCGGTTTATCTGATGCTTGGTCCAATCTTCTTAACCCTCCTGGTGACAAGAGTCCCGGTTGTTCAGAGTGGAAACATTCTTGTCTTTCCTGTAGACGGCAGTCACTGGCTGAACATGAACATCTTGGTGAAGGCCCTACACGCCAAAGGTCACAACATCACAGTCATCCGGATGTCAGACAGCTGGTACATCAAAGAATTCTCACCTCACTACACATCCATCACTCTTGAGTCTACAGGAGGGTTTGATGAAGAATTCTTCAAGGTGTTTGCGACCAAACTGCTGAACATTTTGAGGGATGGTTCCGTTTGGGCTCGACTGAATCTGGAGATCAAGATGTGGCAAAGTTTTATGGAGATGATCGAAGCAGAACATGATCTTATAACCAACATGTTTGAAAACCAGCAGCTTCTTCAGTCCCTAAAAGAAACCAAATATGATTTGATGCTCACAGATCCAGCCATGTATGGCGGTACTATATTGGCTCATTATCTTAAACTGCCTCTTGTTTACAATGTCCGTTGGACGATTTATAGTGAAGGTCACTTTGCCATAGCTCCTTCACCGCTATCTTACGTTCCTTCTCCAATGATGGAGTTATCAGACCGCATGAGCTTTTTAGAAAGAGTGAAGAATATTGTGATGTACATCATAACTGAAACACAGGTTGCGCTCATGATTGCTCCATATTATAATGCACTATGTGAACGCTATATCGGTCCAGGAACGTCCTACTTTACCTTAATTCAAAGCGCTGATTTGTGGCTCCATAgggttgattttatttttgagtttcCACGGCCCACTATGCCAAACATTGTCTACATGGGTGGCTTTCAGTGCAAGCCATCAAAGCCTCTTCCGCAGGATCTCGAGGACTTTGTGCAGAGCTCTGGAGATCATGGTGTCATCGTCATGTCTTTGGGAACTCTCATTGGTCAGCTTCCTGATGATGTGGCCGAGGCCGTTGCTGAAGCTTTTGCAGAACTTCCACAGAAGGTCATCTGGAGATATAAAGGAAGGAGACCATCTGCACTGGGGAACAACACCTTAATAATGGACTGGATACCTCAGAATGATCTTCTGGGTCATCCTAAAACCAGAGCTTTTGTAGCTCATGGTGGAACAAACGGTGTTCAAGAAGCCATCTATCATGGGGTACCAATCATTGGATTTGGGCTGATCTTTGACCAGCCTGATAATCTTTCAAAGATGAGAGTCAAGGGTGTAGCCAAGACCGTAGACTTTGGCACAGTGGACAAGAACTCTTTCCTTGAAACTGTCAAAGAGGTTCTTTATGAACCCAGTTATCGGGAGAACATGCAGAGACTGTCAAGACTTCACAGAGATGTTCCAGTCAAACCTCTGGACAACGCCATCTTCTGGATTGAGTTTGTCATGAGGCACAAAGGTGCCGCTCATTTACGCACAGAGTCGTACAAAATGCCCTGGTACTCGTATCATTCTGTTGATGTCATACTGTTCTTGCTGTCTGCTGTGATGCTCATAACCCTGACCACATATGCATTTATCAGATATTTATGCTGCAGAATAtgtttgagaaaaacaaaaacaagctag